Proteins from a genomic interval of Streptomyces sp. NBC_01445:
- a CDS encoding radical SAM protein yields the protein MQSRTALVEDLMERFPHVPREAVFKEDLLRGGVAFDKSALSDNESGDVKPKSYFIFSFDHGTLPELGEAALRRPPEEIILTGGPYDLRRTVVSVRVNPASPYRVAADEDGMLGLYLDGKRISDVGVPPMPEYYRHKLSNGKSVMEVAPTIQWGYLIYLTVFRVCQYFGAKEECQYCDINHNWRQHKAAGRPYTGVKDVDEVLEALEIIDKYDTTKASTAYTLTGGAITSKLQGRDEADFYGLYAKAIEEHFPGRWIGKVVAQALPKDDVQRFKDYGVQIYHPNYEVWDRRLFELYCPGKERYVGRDEWHKRILDSADVFGARNVIPNFVAGVEMAEPSGFATVDEAIASTTEGLRFFMSHGITPRFTTWCPEPTTPLGKANPQGAPLEYHIRLLEAYRSTMEEYGLSSPPGYGPAGAGRAVFSVSSFMDSLAPEPAPAG from the coding sequence ATGCAGAGCCGCACGGCGCTGGTCGAGGACCTGATGGAGCGCTTCCCGCACGTGCCGCGGGAAGCGGTGTTCAAGGAGGACCTGCTGCGCGGCGGCGTGGCGTTCGACAAGTCCGCGCTCAGCGACAACGAGTCCGGTGACGTCAAGCCGAAGTCGTACTTCATCTTCTCCTTCGACCACGGCACGCTCCCCGAGCTCGGCGAGGCCGCGCTGCGCCGCCCGCCGGAGGAGATCATCCTCACCGGCGGCCCGTACGACCTGCGGCGCACGGTCGTCTCGGTCCGTGTGAACCCCGCGTCGCCCTACCGGGTCGCGGCCGACGAGGACGGGATGCTCGGGCTCTACCTCGACGGGAAGCGGATCTCGGACGTCGGCGTCCCGCCGATGCCGGAGTACTACCGGCACAAGCTCTCCAACGGGAAGTCCGTCATGGAGGTGGCCCCCACCATCCAGTGGGGCTACCTGATCTACCTGACGGTCTTCCGCGTCTGCCAGTACTTCGGCGCCAAGGAGGAGTGCCAGTACTGCGACATCAACCACAACTGGCGCCAGCACAAGGCGGCCGGCCGCCCGTACACCGGTGTCAAGGACGTCGACGAGGTCCTCGAAGCCCTCGAGATCATCGACAAGTACGACACCACGAAGGCGTCCACGGCCTACACGCTCACCGGCGGCGCGATCACCTCCAAGCTCCAGGGCCGCGACGAGGCCGACTTCTACGGCCTGTACGCCAAGGCCATCGAGGAGCACTTCCCCGGCCGCTGGATCGGCAAGGTCGTCGCCCAGGCGCTGCCCAAGGACGACGTGCAGCGCTTCAAGGACTACGGCGTGCAGATCTACCACCCCAACTACGAGGTGTGGGACCGCCGTCTGTTCGAGCTGTACTGCCCCGGCAAGGAGCGCTACGTCGGCCGCGACGAGTGGCACAAGCGCATCCTCGACTCGGCGGACGTCTTCGGTGCGCGCAATGTGATCCCGAACTTCGTGGCCGGCGTCGAGATGGCCGAGCCCTCCGGCTTCGCCACCGTCGACGAGGCCATCGCCTCCACCACCGAGGGCCTGCGCTTCTTCATGTCGCACGGCATCACGCCCCGCTTCACCACGTGGTGCCCCGAGCCGACGACCCCGCTCGGCAAGGCCAACCCGCAGGGCGCGCCGCTGGAGTACCACATCAGGCTCCTGGAGGCCTACCGCTCCACGATGGAGGAGTACGGCCTCTCCTCGCCCCCCGGCTACGGCCCCGCGGGCGCCGGCCGCGCCGTGTTCTCCGTCAGCTCGTTCATGGACAGCCTCGCGCCGGAGCCGGCCCCGGCCGGCTAG
- a CDS encoding pyridoxamine 5'-phosphate oxidase family protein: MTQSDIATTLSRTLPQTDRTRHSRLREQASLERSDLEAILDAGFVCHLGVLVDGRPVVVPTVYGRDDTRLYLHGSVASRSLAAEPDGPICVTVTHVDGLVLARSVFEHGVNYRSAMIHGVPHTVTDPDEKLAGLRRLTEHATPGQWTYARQPSRKELAATTLLVLSLDEASVKIRTGAPDDGDGPDAALGLWAGTLPLTSRWGAPTADPLLPTGITAPAHIVARAGTRQG, translated from the coding sequence ATGACCCAGTCCGACATCGCGACAACGCTGTCGCGCACGCTCCCGCAGACCGACCGCACCCGCCACAGCAGGCTCCGCGAGCAGGCCAGTCTCGAACGCTCCGACCTCGAGGCGATCCTCGACGCGGGGTTCGTCTGCCACCTCGGCGTCCTCGTCGACGGCCGCCCCGTTGTCGTCCCCACGGTCTACGGCCGCGACGACACCCGGCTCTACCTGCACGGATCGGTGGCGAGCCGCAGCCTGGCCGCCGAACCCGACGGGCCGATATGCGTGACCGTCACCCACGTCGACGGCCTGGTCCTCGCCCGCTCCGTCTTCGAGCACGGCGTGAACTACCGCAGCGCGATGATCCACGGCGTACCGCACACGGTCACCGACCCCGACGAGAAACTGGCGGGCCTGCGCCGCCTCACCGAGCACGCGACCCCGGGCCAGTGGACGTACGCCAGGCAGCCGAGCCGCAAGGAGCTGGCCGCCACCACCCTCCTGGTCCTGTCCCTCGACGAGGCCTCCGTCAAGATTCGTACGGGCGCCCCGGACGACGGCGACGGGCCCGACGCGGCCCTCGGCCTGTGGGCCGGCACCCTGCCGTTGACCTCCCGCTGGGGCGCGCCCACCGCCGATCCGCTGCTGCCGACCGGCATCACCGCCCCGGCCCACATCGTGGCGCGCGCGGGGACCCGGCAGGGCTGA
- a CDS encoding ROK family transcriptional regulator, protein MKRTSRDIRTANRYAVLRHLIAKSPASRGELTAGTGLSQATVATLVGELTALGLLVEVGFEESAGGRPRSLVAVDAAGGALIGVDVAETYVHAELFDLALGVMARAEEELRPGESAPEQVVGRIAAAVGAVVAAAGPRRPPRVLGVGVTMPGQVDRERGVAVRAANWGWRDVPLTALLAERFPYPVHLDNPLRAATLAELWFGAARGRDDAVVINLGTGVGAGLALGGSLHRGVTNSAGEWGHTTLVLNGRPCRCGDSGCVEAYVGAPAIMRTLRELAPDSALLTDDDQTATIGALGRAAAGGDPVALRVVRETARHLGAAVADLVNLLNPEVIVLSSWVAAALGTPLLTEVREAVARHALGSPFAATEIVLSPIPTDPVSLGAATFALEGVLSSPGLTGTTLTPHTT, encoded by the coding sequence GTGAAGCGCACATCCCGCGACATCAGGACGGCGAACCGGTACGCGGTGCTGCGCCACCTCATCGCCAAGTCCCCCGCTTCCCGGGGCGAGCTGACGGCGGGGACCGGGCTCAGCCAGGCGACGGTCGCCACGCTCGTGGGTGAGCTCACCGCGCTCGGCCTGCTCGTCGAGGTCGGCTTCGAGGAGTCCGCGGGCGGGCGTCCGCGCTCGCTGGTAGCGGTGGACGCGGCGGGCGGCGCCCTCATCGGCGTCGACGTGGCCGAGACGTACGTGCACGCGGAGCTCTTCGATCTCGCCCTGGGCGTCATGGCGCGCGCGGAGGAGGAGCTGCGGCCCGGCGAGTCCGCCCCGGAGCAGGTCGTCGGCCGGATCGCCGCGGCGGTCGGGGCCGTGGTCGCCGCCGCGGGCCCGCGCCGCCCGCCCCGCGTGCTCGGCGTGGGCGTCACGATGCCGGGGCAGGTCGACCGCGAGCGCGGTGTCGCCGTGCGCGCCGCGAACTGGGGCTGGCGCGACGTGCCCCTGACCGCACTGCTCGCAGAGCGCTTCCCCTACCCGGTCCACCTCGACAACCCGCTGCGGGCGGCCACGCTCGCGGAGCTGTGGTTCGGCGCCGCGCGGGGCCGCGACGACGCCGTGGTCATCAACCTCGGTACGGGCGTCGGCGCGGGCCTCGCGCTCGGCGGCTCCCTGCACCGCGGTGTCACGAACAGCGCCGGCGAGTGGGGTCACACCACACTCGTCCTGAACGGGCGGCCGTGCCGTTGCGGCGACAGCGGGTGCGTGGAGGCGTACGTGGGCGCGCCCGCCATCATGCGGACGCTGCGCGAACTCGCCCCGGACAGCGCCCTGTTGACGGACGACGACCAGACCGCGACGATCGGCGCGCTCGGCCGCGCGGCCGCCGGTGGCGATCCGGTGGCGCTGCGGGTCGTCCGGGAGACCGCCCGCCATCTCGGCGCCGCCGTCGCGGACCTGGTGAACCTGCTCAACCCCGAAGTGATCGTGCTCAGCAGCTGGGTGGCGGCCGCGCTCGGTACGCCCCTGCTGACCGAAGTACGCGAGGCCGTCGCGCGGCACGCCCTGGGCAGCCCGTTCGCGGCCACCGAGATCGTCCTGTCCCCGATACCGACCGACCCCGTGAGCCTGGGCGCGGCGACCTTCGCGCTGGAAGGCGTGCTGTCGTCGCCGGGCCTGACCGGCACCACCCTCACCCCGCACACGACCTGA
- a CDS encoding glycoside hydrolase family 2 TIM barrel-domain containing protein translates to MSLPEVSLPEESALPYYEQVSPGTGGVAPRSWYAASDAKSLSLNGPWRFRLAATADGHDASFARPGHDASAWAELTVPGHWVLQGDGAYGSPAYTNTLYPFPVDPPRVPTENPTGDHLRVFDLPDDWPASGATVLRFEGVESCARVWLNGEELGEFKGSRLPHEFAVEGLLRAEGNVLAVRVHQWSSGSYLEDQDQWWMPGIFREVTLLHRPDGADADFFVHTAYDHRTGEGTLRVEAGAGGRVTVPELGVDVGAGEPVTLPVEPWTAETPRLYAGELATPGGEIIPFRAGFRTVVVEDGLLKVNGKRILFRGVNRHEFHPEHGRTVDEETMRHDVLLMKRHNINAVRTSHYPPHPAFLDLCDELGLWVIDECDLETHGFTHERWNGNPVADERWTPALLDRAARMVERDKNHASVVIWSLGNECGTGAGLTAMAGWIRDRDPSRPLHYEGDASCADTDVYSRMYADHAEVERIGRDEDEGPEARRELPFILCEYAHAMGNGPGGLSEYQRLFETYDRLQGGFVWEWIDHGLADERYGYAYGGDFGEELHDGNFVCDGLLFPDRTPSPGLVEYKKVIEPVLIEGDGTAGTVRVTNRHDFADLAALAFTWSYEVDGVPVESGPLSVPTLAPGESADVKLPAPPDAARGAETQWSVRAALADDTAWADRGHVVAWGQLPVSGRQSVVTASGVSPVRDADVVTLGPAAFDARTGELRSVGQVPVTGVRLDVWRAPTDNDNGADWQEDRRFGPLWRAAGLHRMRHRLDQLTLESGGLTVRTRVAPAAGQFALATEYRWTADDAGRLTLTVSVTPEGDWMVPLPRLGVRLGLPSSATHARWFGGGPGEAYPDTRAASRLGLWEATVDELQTPYVRPQENGARADVRRVEIGGLRIDGEPEFSFTARRWTGEHLDAAGHRTDLVAGNTVWVNLDHAQHGIGSQSCGPGPLPQYVHEVVPASFAFTFSAAG, encoded by the coding sequence ATGTCCCTCCCCGAGGTGTCCCTCCCTGAGGAATCCGCACTCCCCTACTACGAGCAGGTGTCCCCCGGGACCGGCGGTGTCGCGCCGCGCTCCTGGTATGCCGCATCGGACGCCAAGTCCCTCTCTCTCAACGGTCCGTGGCGCTTCCGCCTCGCGGCGACGGCCGACGGCCACGACGCGTCCTTCGCCCGCCCCGGCCACGACGCGTCCGCCTGGGCGGAGCTGACGGTGCCGGGGCACTGGGTGCTCCAGGGCGACGGGGCCTACGGGTCACCTGCGTACACGAACACTCTCTACCCGTTCCCCGTCGACCCGCCGCGCGTCCCCACCGAGAACCCGACCGGCGACCATCTGCGCGTCTTCGACCTGCCGGACGACTGGCCCGCGTCGGGAGCGACCGTGCTGCGCTTCGAGGGGGTCGAGTCGTGTGCGCGGGTCTGGCTGAACGGCGAGGAGCTGGGCGAGTTCAAGGGCTCGCGGCTGCCGCACGAGTTCGCCGTCGAGGGGCTGCTGCGCGCGGAGGGCAACGTCCTGGCCGTACGCGTCCACCAGTGGTCGTCCGGCTCCTATCTGGAGGACCAGGACCAGTGGTGGATGCCCGGCATCTTCCGTGAGGTCACACTGCTGCACCGGCCCGACGGCGCGGACGCCGACTTCTTCGTGCACACCGCGTACGACCACCGCACCGGAGAGGGCACGCTGCGGGTCGAGGCAGGCGCGGGAGGCCGCGTGACCGTGCCCGAACTCGGCGTCGACGTCGGGGCCGGGGAGCCGGTGACGCTGCCGGTGGAGCCGTGGACGGCCGAGACGCCGCGCCTGTACGCGGGTGAACTGGCCACGCCGGGCGGGGAGATCATCCCCTTCCGCGCCGGATTCCGTACGGTCGTCGTGGAGGACGGCCTCCTCAAGGTCAACGGGAAGCGGATCCTCTTCCGCGGCGTCAACCGGCACGAGTTCCACCCGGAGCACGGCCGCACCGTGGACGAGGAGACGATGCGCCACGACGTCCTCCTCATGAAGCGGCACAACATCAACGCCGTGCGGACCTCGCACTACCCGCCCCACCCCGCCTTCCTCGACCTGTGCGACGAGCTCGGCCTGTGGGTGATCGACGAGTGCGACCTGGAGACGCACGGCTTCACCCACGAGCGGTGGAACGGCAATCCGGTCGCCGACGAGCGCTGGACCCCGGCGCTCCTCGACCGGGCCGCCCGCATGGTGGAACGCGACAAGAACCACGCGTCGGTGGTCATCTGGTCCCTCGGCAACGAGTGCGGCACGGGCGCGGGCCTGACCGCGATGGCCGGCTGGATCCGCGACCGCGACCCGTCCCGCCCGCTGCACTACGAGGGCGACGCGTCGTGCGCCGACACCGACGTCTACTCGCGGATGTACGCGGACCACGCCGAGGTCGAACGCATCGGACGTGACGAGGACGAGGGACCAGAGGCGCGCCGCGAACTCCCCTTCATCCTGTGCGAGTACGCGCACGCGATGGGCAACGGTCCCGGCGGGCTCTCCGAGTACCAGCGCCTCTTCGAGACGTACGACCGGCTCCAGGGCGGGTTCGTCTGGGAATGGATCGACCACGGCCTCGCGGACGAGCGGTACGGGTACGCGTACGGCGGTGACTTCGGCGAGGAGCTGCACGACGGCAACTTCGTCTGCGACGGCCTCCTCTTCCCCGACCGCACGCCCTCGCCCGGGCTCGTCGAGTACAAGAAGGTGATCGAGCCGGTCCTGATCGAGGGCGACGGTACGGCCGGCACGGTCCGCGTCACGAACCGCCACGACTTCGCGGACCTCGCCGCGCTGGCCTTCACCTGGTCGTACGAGGTGGACGGCGTACCGGTGGAGTCGGGCCCGCTCTCCGTGCCGACGCTCGCGCCCGGCGAGAGCGCGGACGTCAAGCTGCCCGCCCCGCCGGACGCGGCGCGGGGTGCGGAGACGCAGTGGTCGGTACGGGCAGCGCTGGCCGACGACACCGCGTGGGCGGACCGGGGTCATGTGGTGGCATGGGGTCAACTCCCCGTATCGGGGCGGCAGTCGGTCGTTACCGCGAGCGGGGTGTCGCCTGTGCGGGACGCGGACGTCGTCACGCTCGGCCCGGCCGCCTTCGACGCACGTACGGGCGAGCTGCGGAGTGTCGGACAGGTGCCGGTCACCGGGGTGCGCCTCGATGTGTGGCGGGCGCCGACCGACAACGACAACGGCGCCGACTGGCAGGAGGACCGGCGGTTCGGCCCCCTGTGGCGCGCGGCCGGGCTGCACCGCATGCGGCACCGCCTGGACCAACTGACTCTGGAATCAGGCGGGTTGACGGTGCGGACCCGGGTGGCGCCCGCGGCCGGGCAGTTCGCGCTCGCCACGGAGTACCGCTGGACGGCGGACGACGCGGGCCGCCTGACCCTCACGGTCTCGGTGACCCCCGAGGGGGACTGGATGGTGCCGCTCCCCCGCCTGGGCGTCCGCCTCGGCCTCCCGTCGTCCGCGACGCACGCGCGCTGGTTCGGCGGCGGCCCCGGCGAGGCCTATCCGGACACGCGGGCCGCGTCGCGGCTCGGCCTGTGGGAGGCGACCGTCGACGAGCTCCAGACGCCGTACGTGCGGCCGCAGGAGAACGGTGCGCGGGCGGATGTCCGCCGGGTGGAGATCGGCGGCCTGCGGATCGACGGCGAGCCGGAGTTCTCGTTCACGGCCCGCCGCTGGACGGGCGAACACCTCGACGCCGCCGGGCACCGCACGGACCTGGTGGCCGGGAACACGGTGTGGGTGAACCTGGACCACGCCCAGCACGGCATCGGCTCCCAGTCCTGCGGCCCCGGCCCGCTCCCGCAGTACGTGCACGAGGTGGTCCCGGCCTCGTTCGCCTTCACGTTCTCGGCGGCAGGCTGA
- the mmuM gene encoding homocysteine S-methyltransferase, with protein sequence MTSPPLAEALASGPVVLDGGLSNQLESAGYDLSDELWSARLLAERPEAIVAAHLAYYEAGASVAITSSYQATFEGFARRGVSRERAAELLALSVELAREAARRAEAKGVPGPLWVAASAGPYGAMLADGSEYRGRYGLTVAELEAFHRPRLEVLAAAGPDLLALETVPDTDEARALLRAVRGLGVPAWLSYSVAGDRTRAGQPLEEAFALAADADEIVAVGVNCCAPEDVEPAVALAARVTGKPVVAYPNSGESWDAGARGWRGAATFTADRVAGWERAGARLLGGCCRVGPDRIAALAAAVRR encoded by the coding sequence ATGACGTCACCCCCTCTTGCCGAAGCCCTCGCCTCGGGGCCGGTCGTCCTGGACGGCGGGCTCTCCAACCAGCTGGAGTCCGCCGGGTACGACCTGAGCGACGAGCTGTGGTCGGCGCGGCTGCTCGCCGAGCGGCCCGAGGCGATCGTGGCCGCGCACCTCGCGTACTACGAGGCGGGGGCCTCGGTGGCGATCACGTCGAGCTACCAGGCGACGTTCGAGGGGTTCGCGCGGCGCGGGGTCTCCCGCGAGCGGGCCGCCGAACTGCTCGCCCTGAGCGTCGAGTTGGCGCGCGAGGCGGCCCGGCGCGCGGAGGCGAAGGGGGTGCCGGGTCCGCTGTGGGTGGCCGCGTCGGCGGGCCCGTACGGGGCGATGCTGGCCGACGGTTCGGAGTACCGGGGCCGCTACGGCCTGACGGTGGCCGAGCTGGAGGCCTTCCACCGGCCCCGGCTCGAAGTCCTCGCCGCGGCCGGGCCCGACCTGCTCGCCCTGGAGACGGTGCCGGACACCGACGAGGCGCGGGCGCTGCTGCGGGCCGTGCGGGGTCTCGGCGTCCCGGCGTGGCTGTCGTACAGCGTCGCCGGTGACCGCACCCGCGCCGGGCAGCCCCTGGAGGAGGCGTTCGCGCTCGCCGCCGACGCGGACGAGATCGTCGCGGTGGGCGTCAACTGCTGCGCCCCCGAGGACGTCGAACCCGCGGTGGCGCTGGCCGCGCGCGTCACGGGGAAGCCGGTGGTGGCCTATCCGAACAGCGGCGAGTCCTGGGACGCGGGGGCGCGCGGCTGGCGGGGCGCGGCCACGTTCACCGCGGACCGCGTTGCCGGCTGGGAGCGGGCCGGGGCGCGGCTGCTCGGGGGCTGCTGCCGCGTGGGCCCTGACCGGATCGCGGCGCTCGCGGCGGCCGTACGTCGCTGA
- a CDS encoding VOC family protein, whose product MTEITARLDAVGVVVSDMAAAVTFYRRLGLAFPEGAEEQPHAEAALPGGLRVLLDTEETVKSFHPSWRAPARGASRHGLAFHCGDAAGVDAVYEELTAAGYDGELEPWDAFWGQRYAVVLDPDGNGVDLFAPLATA is encoded by the coding sequence ATGACCGAGATCACCGCACGACTGGACGCCGTCGGCGTCGTCGTCTCCGACATGGCCGCCGCCGTCACGTTCTACCGCCGCCTCGGCCTCGCGTTCCCGGAAGGAGCCGAGGAGCAGCCGCACGCGGAGGCCGCCCTGCCCGGCGGGCTTCGCGTGCTGCTCGACACCGAGGAGACCGTGAAGTCGTTCCACCCGTCCTGGCGGGCGCCGGCCCGCGGCGCCTCCCGGCACGGGCTGGCCTTCCACTGCGGCGACGCGGCCGGGGTGGACGCCGTCTACGAGGAGCTGACGGCCGCCGGGTACGACGGCGAGCTCGAGCCGTGGGACGCGTTCTGGGGCCAGCGGTACGCCGTGGTGCTCGACCCGGACGGGAACGGCGTCGACCTGTTCGCACCGCTGGCCACCGCCTAG
- a CDS encoding M20 family metallopeptidase, with the protein MTDTPTARKTVTGAVRNWREQVVGLSHALHDDPETALEEHRAAARIADLMEDAGFDVTRGAGGLPTAVLATYGTGDLVIAFCAEYDALPGIGHACGHNVNGAASVGAALGLAAVADELGVTVKLIGTPAEEDIGGKVLLMDAGIFDDVAAAMMVHAAPDDTVGASSLAIGAWDLAYRGRPSHAALAPWEGVNALDAMTVAQTAVGLLRQQLPPGVVVHGIITDGGQAVNVIPARTAARYEVRARTVEQLAEAWQRVRACFEAGALATGAELEVSAHGRDFADLRQDEAMTRSYARAAGELGRTVTSLHGETMASTDMGNVSQRIPTIHPTVGYDTGGAKQHTPEFTAHGKTPGADLAVLDGATALALVGVDLATSEAQRARLLDGVSKRRAHAS; encoded by the coding sequence ATGACCGACACCCCGACCGCGCGCAAGACCGTGACCGGCGCCGTACGGAACTGGCGCGAGCAGGTCGTGGGGCTCAGCCACGCCCTGCACGACGACCCCGAGACCGCCCTTGAGGAACACCGCGCGGCGGCCCGGATCGCCGACCTCATGGAGGACGCCGGCTTCGACGTCACCCGCGGCGCCGGCGGCCTCCCCACCGCGGTGCTCGCCACGTACGGCACCGGCGACCTCGTCATCGCGTTCTGCGCCGAGTACGACGCCCTGCCCGGCATCGGCCACGCCTGCGGGCACAACGTGAACGGCGCCGCGTCCGTCGGCGCCGCGCTCGGCCTCGCCGCCGTCGCCGACGAGCTCGGCGTCACGGTGAAGCTGATCGGCACGCCCGCCGAGGAGGACATCGGCGGCAAGGTGCTCCTGATGGACGCCGGGATCTTCGACGACGTCGCCGCCGCGATGATGGTGCACGCCGCCCCCGACGACACCGTGGGCGCCTCCTCGCTGGCCATCGGCGCCTGGGACCTCGCCTATCGGGGCCGGCCCTCGCACGCCGCGCTCGCCCCCTGGGAGGGCGTCAACGCGCTCGACGCCATGACCGTCGCCCAGACAGCGGTCGGCCTCCTGCGTCAGCAGCTGCCGCCCGGCGTCGTAGTGCACGGCATCATCACCGACGGCGGCCAGGCCGTGAACGTCATCCCCGCCCGCACCGCCGCCCGCTACGAGGTCAGGGCGCGCACCGTGGAGCAGCTCGCCGAGGCATGGCAGCGCGTCAGGGCGTGCTTCGAGGCGGGCGCGCTCGCCACCGGCGCCGAGCTCGAAGTGAGCGCGCACGGAAGGGACTTCGCGGATCTGCGCCAGGACGAGGCGATGACCCGGTCCTACGCGAGGGCCGCCGGCGAGCTGGGCCGTACCGTCACCTCGCTGCACGGCGAGACGATGGCGTCGACCGACATGGGCAACGTCTCGCAGCGCATCCCCACGATCCACCCCACGGTCGGCTACGACACGGGCGGCGCCAAGCAGCACACCCCCGAGTTCACAGCCCACGGCAAGACCCCGGGCGCCGACCTCGCGGTGCTCGACGGAGCGACGGCCCTCGCCCTCGTCGGCGTCGATCTCGCCACGTCCGAGGCACAGCGCGCCCGGCTGCTCGACGGGGTGAGCAAGCGCCGGGCACACGCCTCCTAG